A genomic segment from Paralichthys olivaceus isolate ysfri-2021 chromosome 22, ASM2471397v2, whole genome shotgun sequence encodes:
- the LOC109642934 gene encoding E3 ubiquitin-protein ligase TRIM39, with protein MSLCGSFLSDEQFQCSICLDVFNNPSSTPCGHSFCMACISRYWDGCKVCQCPLCKKTFPKRPDLQINRTLREITEQFRCMRGGGGGGGGVMGGAGMERKRGDRGNIPDYLFDELKKKFPGALPKSPETLTYETQSLENDPSPQLLASSVPNDSPISALKRGSGPPLPPPQPCQPSSRRRFTMSGAASSQSLAVCEIHHRGLMVYCRTDRVCICPDCEAEQHQGHDTVSVEDEWTETRSQLSVSVQEIQEMIKERIRKIEEIRRSVSELEVAVERETAGSVSLFSTLVLAIERSQAELMEVMEMSRRAAEHQADAMIRQLELEVQELRRRESALAKLAQSDDHNHCVKTFNGLSSPPPTKDWSGVSVTSDLGTGTVYRSLVTLVEKFQVELRNVAEKGFPAVVLEPSPVRTQPRMKRVQEYAVDVTLDCSTAHPRLILTDDMKSVRCGDRHQPLPDNPERFDRVVCILGSEAISSGRHYWEVEVGGKTDWDLGVARQSINRKGKIDVTPVNGYWFLSLRNKNKYAFRTEPSTDVCLTLRPHKIGVFVDFEKGQVSFYNVDAKIHIYTFSDHFTECILPFFSPCTNKSGKNDGPLVITPVNATE; from the exons atgtCTTTATGTGGCAGTTTTCTGTCCGACGAGCAGTTCCAGTGCTCCATCTGCCTCGATGTGTTCAACAACCCTTCGTCCACGCCGTGCGGCCACAGCTTCTGCATGGCCTGCATCAGCAGATACTGGGATGGATGCAAG gttTGCCAGTGTCCTCTGTGTAAGAAAACCTTCCCGAAGCGACCGGACCTGCAGATCAACCGGACGCTGCGGGAGATCACCGAGCAGTTCAGATGCATGaggggcggaggaggaggaggaggaggagtgatggGAGGAGCggggatggagaggaagagaggagacagaggaaacatacctgattatttatttgatgaacTGAAGAAGAAGTTTCCTGGAGCACTGCCAAAGTCACCGGAGACGCTGACGTATGAGACTCAGTCCCTGG AGAACGACCCCAGCCCACAGCTGCTGGCCTCTTCGGTGCCGAACGACAGTCCGATCTCCGCCCTCAAGCGAGGCTCCGGACCCCCTCTGCCCCCCCCGCAGCCGTGCCAACCCAGCAGCCGCAGACGCTTCACCATGAGCGGGGCGGCGAGCAGCCAGAGCCTCGCTGTCTGTGAGATCCACCACAGGGGCCTCATG gTTTACTGTCGGACAGACCGAGTGTGCATCTGTCCCGACTGTGAGGCCGAGCAGCATCAGGGTCACGACACGGTGTCTGTGGAGGACGAGTGGACAGAAACTAGG tcgcagctcagtgtgtctgtgcaggagaTCCAGGAAATGATCAAAGAGAGAATCAGGAAGATTGAGGAGATCAGAAGGTCAGTGAGTGAACTGGAG GTGGCGGTGGAGCGAGAGACGGCCGGCAGCGTTTCCCTCTTCTCCACCCTGGTGTTGGCCATCGAGCGCTCGCAGGCAGAGCTGATGGAGGTGATGGAGATGAGCCGGAGGGCGGCTGAGCACCAGGCCGACGCCATGATAAGACAACTGGAGCTGGAGGTCCAGGAGCtgcggaggagagagagcgccCTCGCCAAGCTCGCCCAGTCAGACGACCACAACCACTGCGTCAAG ACGTTCAACGGTCTCTCCAGTCCCCCTCCCACCAAAGACTGGTCCGGAGTGtcggtgacctctgacctgggGACAGGGACGGTCTACAGGTCGCTGGTCACTCTGGTGGAGAAGTTCCAGGTTGAGCTGAGGAACGTCGCAGAAAAAG GTTTTCCCGCCGTAGTGCTGGAGCCCAGTCCAGTCCGAACGCAGCCAC GAATGAAGAGGGTTCAGGAGTACGCAG TGGACGTAACTCTGGACTGCAGCACGGCGCACCCACGCCTGATTCTGACGGACGACATGAAGAGT GTGCGGTGTGGAGACCGACACCAGCCGCTCCCTGACAACCCGGAGAGGTTCGACAGAGTCGTCTGCATCCTGGGGAGCGAGGCCATTTCCTCCGGGAGACACTACTGGGAG GTGGAGGTGGGCGGGAAGACGGACTGGGATCTGGGCGTGGCCAGACAATCCATCAACAGGAAGGGGAAGATCGACGTGACCCCGGTGAACGGATACTGGTTCCTCAGCCTCAGGAACAA GAACAAATACGCCTTTCGCACTGAACCCTCCACGGACGTCTGCCTGACCCTCAGGCCTCATAAGATCGGCGTGTTCGTGGACTTTGAGAAAGGACag GTGTCGTTCTACAACGTTGATGCTAAAATCCACATTTACACTTTCAGTGACCATTTCACCGAATGCATCCTCCCGTTCTTCAGCCCCTGCACCAATAAATCGGGGAAGAACGACGGGCCGCTGGTCATCACACCAGTAAACGCCACAGAGTGA